A part of Thalassophryne amazonica chromosome 3, fThaAma1.1, whole genome shotgun sequence genomic DNA contains:
- the LOC117506533 gene encoding uncharacterized protein LOC117506533, protein MESQTLFYEVDISPGTYQKGRHTTITVEEAFCILNDKSLNTTASIPFRPHGGEVFLFKAEGPFQRNDWKADGHKWHNQGTAKLPRSNPKIAKTYFYVKNFRGGAKDFKKDVFTLVDDSCRVLIHYMGIEPPFEPSPRGNAKRLAQDFFPTTPLVLTTLTDTIKTEDLPHKIFKEEVSISMDDDATSVCRNLKQVYNVQVGVSQDWPSSRDTTANIHELASNSPGFIHNITTYPDLVVVCGQAQMFDELSEVLHMSSRSQLLSYTSFQLGKFFISPLFFHHMAFEGNPVMLAGALLHEGKLQQHHEAFFNVIASKVNGLWNVPIATDNESSIIKALKSCTSMKRVGCHRHLMDSVRNWVENHKEAMEEQFDYVGEVTEILAASTYQQFSKMLAEKLETWSTPFLDYFRSFILPRVSEYGAWAVRDVYDVDEEIPVTVYESQAFTSVLNSLRDWVNVPADVILFSLQMLQKYYYNELRRGRCGISSYPLKEAFHHLKIRPEQMNLQVTSAPDKIVESIKTKTLIVDERPEVTPVSNSIRHTQAREIIMNDAISFCAKLGVFVVQGASRETVKLFPYETCSCPAIRTCVHSLAVKMAIGLDVEAENYV, encoded by the coding sequence ATGGAATCACAGACACTTTTCTATGAAGTGGACATATCACCAGGAACTTACCAAAAAGGAAGACACACAACAATAACGGTAGAGGAGGCTTTTTGTATACTGAACGATAAGAGCCTCAATACAACAGCATCTATCCCGTTCAGACCCCACGGCGGGGAGGTGTTCCTCTTCAAGGCAGAAGGGCCATTCCAAAGGAATGACTGGAAAGCAGATGGACACAAATGGCATAATCAGGGTACTGCTAAACTGCCGCGATCTAACCCAAAAATTGCAAAGACTTATTTCTATGTGAAAAACTTCCGAGGTGGAGCAAAAGATTTTAAGAAGGATGTCTTTACTTTAGTTGACGACAGCTGCAGAGTTCTCATTCACTACATGGGCATTGAGCCTCCATTTGAACCAAGCCCTCGTGGCAATGCCAAGAGATTGGCACAGGATTTCTTCCCCACGACCCCATTGGTTCTGACGACACTGACAGATACAATTAAAACAGAGGACCtgccacacaaaatattcaaggaAGAAGTATCCATTTCAATGGACGATGATGCAACTTCAGTCTGTAGGAACCTGAAACAAGTCTATAACGTGCAAGTTGGAGTCAGCCAGGATTGGCCATCAAGCAGGGATACGACTGCAAATATTCATGAACTTGCGTCCAACAGTCCTGGATTCATACATAACATCACAACATACCCAGACCTTGTTGTTGTCTGTGGGCAAGCTCAGATGTTTGATGAACTGAGTGAGGTGCTTCACATGTCATCCAGGTCGCAGCTGCTCTCATACACATCTTTTCAACTTGGCAAATTCTTTATTTCGCCGCTGTTTTTTCATCACATGGCATTTGAAGGCAATCCGGTCATGTTGGCTGGAGCACTGCTTCATGAAGGAAAACTCCAGCAGCATCATGAGGCCTTCTTTAACGTCATAGCAAGCAAAGTGAATGGATTATGGAATGTACCGATTGCCACTGATAATGAAAGTAGCATCATAAAAGCCTTAAAGAGCTGTACATCAATGAAGAGGGTTGGATGTCACAGACACCTGATGGATAGTGTGAGGAACTGGGTTGAGAACCACAAAGAAGCAATGGAAGAGCAGTTTGATTATGTGGGTGAAGTGACTGAGATCTTGGCTGCCAGCACCTACCAACAGTTTTCCAAAATGCTGGCTGAGAAACTCGAGACGTGGAGCACTCCATTCCTAGATTATTTCCGCTCATTCATTCTACCAAGAGTAAGTGAATACGGCGCCTGGGCTGTGAGAGATGTGTATGATGTTGACGAGGAGATCCCAGTAACAGTCTATGAGAGTCAGGCGTTCACCTCAGTGCTCAACTCCTTGCGAGACTGGGTGAACGTACCGGCAGATGTCATACTGTTCAGCCTGCAGATGCTTCAGAAGTATTACTACAATGAATTGAGAAGAGGGAGGTGCGGGATCAGCAGTTACCCCCTGAAAGAAGCTTTCCATCATCTCAAAATTCGACCTGAACAGATGAATTTGCAGGTTACAAGTGCTCCTGACAAAATTGTTGAGTCCATCAAAACAAAGACTTTGATAGTTGACGAGAGACCAGAAGTCACCCCAGTTTCCAACAGCATCAGACATACACAAGCAAGGGAGATCATTATGAATGATGCAATATCGTTTTGCGCTAAACTGGGTGTATTTGTTGTGCAGGGTGCATCGAGGGAAACTGTGAAGTTATTTCCTTACGAAACTTGTTCGTGTCCTGCGATAAGAACATGTGTCCACAGTCTGGCAGTCAAGATGGCAATAGGATTGGATGTTGAAGCTGAAAATTATGTGTGA